The sequence TATAATTGATCTAAATAATACCTTAAATTGTAAAACGTATTGTTTATGCTGTTCTTGTCCCACTAGCTAGCGCCTGTGGGCTGCCTCAACAAGAACAGTGGGCATAACTGTTTAAGATAAGTGAATAAAATTTGCATCAATTATATAGTGGCATGGGGGACACGCCATGGGGCCGGTCTGGAGAGTGGGGGTCTCAGCAATATCACAGGGTGACTCTTCGTTCTCTTTCAATGGGCTCTTGATTGTGTGTGGAGGGGCAGTCACTGGTCAACTGCCCTATTTGCCTGGCAGGGGAGAAATCACAGCCCCTCTGGGTTTTCAAGGCCTGACAGACAGCtggaaaaggagagggggaaaagaggCTTGCTGTAAAGAGGAGATTTATTGGGGAACCATTATTGAtctcaggcacacacacacagggaggctGTTGGTAGTCCCTAACACTCATTTTCTGATGTGAGCCCGTAGACTTCCACCTCACACAGCGTCAGCGCAACTGACTGGCGAGGGATGTGGATGCTGACGTAGCGGCCTCTCATCCACTTGCAATAGAGGGTGCTGATGGAGCCGTTGCTGCCATCCGTGATGTTCCCACACCTatagggaggaaagggggggcagacataagggtgggtgggggaagcaTTCATAGGCTATGGTGACACACCTGCCTTGATTACTACCTCCAGGGGGGATTGCTGCAGTGGGCTCTGCACGGAGCTCCCTCTGAAGAATCTTTGGAAACTaagattgccaggttcagggcctgagactgatcgtgtatctttaggagaagagaaagtcagccaagtgcaggtgttcttgcaacaatgtaatgggaaaagccacaaggtggaattctccctttcccctgcacaacttgtaaagatacagaagatctcttggaggctggacctggcaaccaagaggtcttctgtatctttaaaaattgttcagggggaagggaaaattccaccttgtggtttttcctattacagtgttgcaagaaaacctgcacttggctgaattttctcttctcttaaagatacagaatcattctcaggctctgagcctggcaaccctaccatcagctgacatcactgtgGGGAACATGTTGGCAAAGCAGACCCCTCCAGCCAGCAGGATTGCACTCTTCACTTACCAGCTGGTGAGTAGAGAGCACAATCCTGCCGGTGGACATGCTCAGCCAGCCCCgactataaaatattttgaaaaataagaaggaagaagggatgcTTTGGGTCTGGAACCATCTTCTCCTGCACAAGGTTGCCTGCTGCCTAAGATCTATCAGGGAGGCCCTTCTCGTTCTCCATGCCCTGTCTGTAGCTGAGAAATGACCCGTTacggggccttctcagtggctgcccccagacTGGAGTACCCCATGAGAAGTCTTCTCCCTTAACATTTCCCAGTGACTGGTTAAACTTTCCTGTTCTGGATGCCTTTTGCTCTCCAGGAGGATGATTTTTATATGCTGCACCTTCATGTTAGAATGTTGCTCAGAACACTAACCCTGTTTATCTTTTGATGCACTTTATgggataattaaaaaaaaaaaagttctacgCCACCTTGGGCAATGAAAATGCACTGGCAGAGTAAGAGTATAGGTTTTTCTAAATTAATACATGCATTCATAAATGCAATCTAGATATTCCTAATATCACCAAGAGATATCCCAAAATCCTCACACTCAACTGGCCTGCCAACAACCTTGGAATTCTCATATGAATCACTTCCTGTCCCCAGGGAGACCATATTCTTCTGGTTTGGGTTAATTAATCTGTTTCCTGGAAATGGCTGTGTACATGCGATCCATTTAAAGCAACCCTCCAGTaatattgggaactgtagtttaccctccacagagctataattcccagcacctttaaccattaacagttcccagggttctttctGTGTGTGgggaatgtgctttcaatgtacggCGTGCATGTCTCTTTCTGATTTTCCCCACCATGATCACAAATACAAAGAGGACTGAAGTAGTCATTACCCCACAGCAAGTGATCTTAGACGTGTAACCCTGCCCCAGAGATCTGTTGGGTTCAGGGAGCCAGTGGTGGGAAGGGATCCGGTGGTGGGAGGCAACTGGAACttacagggggttggatttgccGTGGTCTGAAATGGAGTTTCCCACGCGGACCTCGGCTCCCTTGAGTCTCTCGCCACAACAGTCCTCACGGTTTTTCACCACCATGGCAGCGATGGCATACTCGGCACCCAAGTCCACGTACCACCATGGGTTATTCTCCCCATTGGTGTGGGTGCAGGAGCCATGGTAGAAGTCCCCATCACAGATCTCATCCACGGCTTTGTTTGCCAAGCCAATAATCTCGTAGGCGAATGTAGAGGACTGACAGGCTGGCCTGTATTTGGCCAAGTTATTTCCTaggggggaaagggtgggaaGAGGACTGcacagtgtttgtttgtttacatatgTTAGGTATTTCTATCCTGCATTTCAGTTCTGGGATCCCGAGTGTTGCAACATTATCATGAAGTAGTGCAGGAAAGGCCTGGTCCGTATTTACTGGATTAAGTATTATGCCCTGCTCCATATTCTCTATCTCTATTGTAGAAAGAAATATCCACTTTACCCAAAGCTGTACATAATTGGTTTGTCTCTGTCTCCGTGTCTGTGCACAAACACatttctctttaaccattctgGTTGTGTATGTGAAGGcacactgcacatgctcagagcttTACCTTCTCTGGCCAGGATATCAATATTGAAGGAAGGTGATTTCCTTCTTTTTAGCATGTTTGGGGAACTCCAGATGTGCAATGTGTTGTTGGTGGTGCTGAGAACCAGAGGATGCATCATCAGAATGTCTCTGTGAGGAGTGTAGGTGTTAATGTTTAATGTGCAGAATATTTTttccatagaatcacagaatagtagagttaaaaGGGGTCTacaaggtcattgagtccaaccccctgctcagtgcaggagtccagcttaaagcatacccaacaaggggttgtccagctgcctcttgaatgcctccagtgccgaagagcccaccacctccctaggtcattgcttccacTGTCTTACAGCTCTAAaggttaggaggtttttcctgatgttcagatgaaatctggctaCCTGTGGGTGGGTAGAGGAAGAGGCAGGAGTGTTTTGTACAGAgttagccaacatagtgccttcCGGATGTTAAggacacaattcccatcagcccccatcaCAGGtgatgggggttgcagtccaaaaacatctggagggtactgtcAGTGGTGcctggcagctccatgtcagtggggcagtggaatccactctggatttagACTGAACTCTCAAGgaatgtccaaggtgcttcaccttggacagctccttgaaagttcagactaaaactgggagaaaattccattgccctactgacatggggccaccaggCACCATTGTGTACTATGTTGACAAACCCTGCTGGATGTTCTGCAGTGGATCAGGAGGAGATCTGATATAGCATCAGCAGATCAAGCATCCCATTTTGAGGTGGCAACGCCATTAGGGTTCTGAGCCTGGCAGAGAGACAATATTCATTCCTCCATATCCTCAGGCAGCAGAAGCTAAAAAAATCCAAAGCAatctgagagagagggagatgtaGATGCAGTTGGAGACCCACAGCTGGACAAAAGCAGGGAGCCTTCATGGGGGcagcaggggcagggagggatgTGCAGGGCAGCCAGGCCTTTGGCCACTCTGTGCTTTGCAATGGATCATGGGAAAATTGGAAAACGTTGCCTGTGTTGTTGACTCCCCGGTGTTCGTCTTATTACAACATAGTAGAACATCAGCATATAGACTAATTAAGGGGGGGAATAGGAACACCTTATTGTGGGGAGGCACCATTTAGGTTTTGATTTGGCCCAGAGACAATCCCCATCACTTTAACCAATTCTATGcttagagacacactcactgttcgaCTGGTTTTTCCAGAACTTCTCTTTtctaaaatgggggcacacgatgccAGTCAAACccagcccctttttactgtaaaacctggtgggatttaaatcacttcaaagagatttttgcagctgatcagcagatcaacccgtttcccactccaggtgtggccagtggaaacgctttgctgtagggaCCTGTGTGCTCACGGCTTACCTCCAGGTATGGGTTTGCAGCTCTGGGATTCCCCGCTCCCCGCCAGGAGGgccaggaccagcagcaaagccCAGAGGATGAGCATCCTGCAAGGGGGAGATGGAGTGGGCATGAGAATATATATGAGGGGGAGATTGCTGGAGCCCTGGCACCAGAGGAAGACAAGAGCTGCCTTGCACGAACTAGACCACAGGTCCCTCTGACTCACTCCTGCCTACACTGGCAGACAGgagctccccagggtttctggTGCGTCTCTCTTTCACGCTGCCTGGTGATGCCATTTCGGACTGGACCTTCAGAACGCCATCAACCTCTTAAATACTTATACAAAAAACTTAAATACTTATAAAAAAGAATCGCAGACACCAGGAAGAAGTAATTATTTATACTATAGCATCATGCCCTGAACTGAAGGCAGGTCTGCCCTCTTGTGTCTCAGTGTTTTATCTTGTGGTTGTACAAGGTCTGTCTTTCTGTCCTTTGTGTAGAAATGAACATCTTTCATGTTGGAAGATAAAACCAAATGcaatattgtattttcattgcaagTTTGGTAAtcgctgttttttaataatgttatttgctatttaattttgtaaattgtattgttttatggatgtattcctgtatttgtgtttttcttgtaagccgccttgagggccttttggccataaggcagggtataaataaataaataaataaataaataaataaataataacaacctgggaccttctgcatgcaaaacattacGTGCCGCCATAGCCCATCCtcgaatactttttttaaaaagtggggcaTGGTGTGGTGTCTCTCTCTGAAGGACAGACGGCAGCACCAAAGATTGTCACGAAGGAGGACACCCCCAGCATGCATCTTCTTGACTTTGGCAgattgcctgtctggcactgaGCTGCGGATCTTTATCAACAGGGTGTCCCAGGGATCCACAagactcccagaattctctctggctgaaccattttagcttgaccaaacttagctattcttgacaaggTGCTGACAATGTCTCTATCCGAAATGACCGAATAGTGCTTCAGCATGAGTGGCAGAAAACCTGGAGTTCCAGACAGCAGATGCCACAAAGGTAATAAGAGGGCTGAGGTGCAGGCCTTGTGGCAAAAGGCAAGTGCAGCTGAGCATATTCAGCCAAAAGACTAGTTGGCCTTTTAAAGAGGTCTCTGAAAGAAAAGAGGAGCTGGAAGCTGGACTTCTGTCTCCCAAAGCAGGACCAGAAGCAGTGGCTTGAGACTGGAGCAGgtaatttggactacaactcccatctgcccaaagGGCACAGGGCCATCCGGCGGGacacgatgggagttgtactctacccagagggcagcaggttggcaaaggctgacccAGAGGGAGGCAGATGGAAGGAAACCACTAGGCTGAGCTTCCTAGCATGTCTACACTGCAGAGGTAAGAACTTTGCCGTGAGAACTGGAGTTCTCCAAGGGTCTGGGGAGTCTAACCACACGTAAAACTAACTGTGCCGTGCCACACTCCGGGGCCAGAGTCCCTTCGAAACAGAGGGAGGCTCGACTTCCACACCCTCTTTTCTGGAAGCTTTCCTGGGATACGTTCCCACCCCCAGACTGACCTGGAGTTCAGCAGGGAGGCCTCTGTGCTTCCAGCTGAGTCCCGGATGCCTCCGTGGAGCACCCTCGGCACTTTTATCCTCTCCCAAACTGACTCAGGTAATCCCAGCCAATCAGAGATGCCGAGCCCAGGGTTGAGGCTGGACCCCAGTCAGGGCCACGCGGTTGCCTCCCACCGAGGGCTTCCCCTTTGCTCCTAGGTGTGGACACTTGTGGGTCAAGTTGCACAAGGCCTCTCTTTCAATGCCTCTCTTCCGGCTGCACCTGGTGCTGCCTCTCTTTGGCaaatgcaggggaggggaggggagccacTTCGCCAAGGTGCATACAAAGATAATCCTGAGAATTTAAGGGATTCTCCATTTGATTCAGGTTGTGAATGGTGCAGGGAACGAGCATTGATGCTAGCGTCAGGCCCTTCCCTCTGTGGTGAATGGAGGGAGGTGCGCTTCAGTGTTGCAACGGCCGGATGGGGAGGAAATTTCACCACCTTCCTTTTGCCAGCTTAGGACAGCCttcaccaagctggtgccctccagactcaAAGTCCCCTCAGCAGCACAGAAGAAGGAATTACTGAGCAACTCATGCTCTCATGGCACCTCAAAGCCGCGTCTTGGGGAGCTGTCCGCGCTGAATGCCATCTCAGTTCCTAATAAAGAATGCATCGGTTTCTCACGCCTTCATCATGGATGAGGGCGCCAGCCTGGCATGGATGATGCAGACCAGGGCAGATGAGCCCAGTGGGGCAGATCGACCCCAGCCGTGCCCACCTGGATCCTGGATGCAGCGGCGGCAACAGTCTGGCCCCGGCTGTGGGCTCTGAAGGGTTTTGATATTCCTGAGGGGAATGCCTTacctggggcagctcaggacatCATTCCTTCATTTGATTTTTGTGCCCTGCTTTTCTGTCAGACATTTGAGGCCCAAAGCACCTTACAGAAGAAGTAAGACCACAAATGTAAAAGCCTAAGAGGGTGAACAGGGAattcagagagggaggaggacctttggcccccagatgtagttggactccagttcccatcagccccagcctaaaCGCCCAACAGTGAGGGATGCTGGGAGTCGAAccacacctggaggaccacagactcCTAGTCCCTGAATGAAGGTAGATTGAGACACATTTTGGAACCCTCAATTCAGCAGGAGAAAACAGCACGGGATCCCAACAAAAGCGCAATGAAAGTAATTGTTACATTGGTCTGTCTCTctgtacacagacacacacacacacaccccacattaAACATCACAGAGCCAGCACTTGCCtggtaaaatgttaaaaaaagaaagaaggaaaaagggAAGGTCGGGGGGAAAGAGAAAGTGGGGTGGTGCAGcaagcaggggtgtgtgtgtgtcatgtggcAACTGAAAGGGCCAGGACAGGGGAGGCGACTGGAGTGGGGGGCAAAGAGAGGTATGTTGACCTGCGGGGGGGCCAGGCCTGGAGCTTGGACTCAGCAGATGAGTGGGAGGCCGGCCAGGGAAGGGGAGTTCTGGCGCCCCTGGGTGTTGGGGGAAAGGGACCTCTCGCAACCCCTGGGatgcagaggaaggggaggggagctctggtAATCCTGGGGATAATGGGGGTAGAGCTGTGGCAAACCACGTGGGGGAGAGGGGCTTTGGTGACCCTGGGGAGGGGTGGCTTTGGTGGTCTTAGGTGGGGGTGGTGAGCACAGTGAGCAGGGCATAGCCCCATGTATTTTAATCGAAAGATACACTAACCAATTCTTagccttttttttaatggaccaacgagagcactgttgcactcagattctgATTTGGGGCTCCCCagaagaggcacctggttggccactgtgagaacaggatgttggactacatgggccccctttgcctcatccagcagccaggctcttatggGGCTCTTATCCCCTCTCCCTTGTTTTTCTTCTTGTGGGGACATGGAAACACAACCTCCCCTGCTAAATAGACACCTgtcaatcctcctcctcctcttccatgaaatgttgtaaaagaggattaggcaaatgcatggagattaaggctatcaatggctacaagccaggATGGTTACGTTCAGTcgttggaaaccgcaggaggggagactgctgttcttgccctcaggtcctgctcgcgGGCGTCCCTTTGGgggaatctggctggccactgtgaggacaggatgctggcctagacggcccctttggcctgatgcagctatAGGGCTCTTCTGCTTACGTTCTTATGGGGGGGGTGCTTTCTTAAACACACCAAAACATAAAGGAACAATGAAACCACCCATTCCCCAATACCCCCAGTTACTTCACGGAGCCATTTACAGGCGGAACTGTTGcagtgtaaatttgtatatatttgttagcagagaacaacagcggtctgaaatgcgagtgtgccagtgtgtgtgtttacctaagaaagcaggcttttaccctgcactgagatcactgagacttaagatttagcaacataagaaaagctactttatttatagaaatatatagtaggtagaaaggcatacctagttctaactaagtaactaagttggaggcttgggagtcgccctcatggctcaggagggagagagcagagacaaaggtgtctcctctctcggacagtcgaagaagaggaggaaaggacggaaggagggggagcagataagcttccctaagacatatcagtctagagatggaaggaagtcagtcagagcatcccaggtaaaggtaggcaagcctatccatccaggaggaccctcactctatctgccttctggaacacaaacaaaagaacaaaacaggagttgctcttgccccacttccaagaaGAACCAGGCCACCATCTCTGAGTCCGGCTGCGTGACGTCAGCCTTTTTCGCTTCCTATGAGAATGAGCAGGACAAGGGAGTGTCCCTGATCACAAGTGAGGCCAGGGTAAGAATGACTGCAAGAGGTTGGTGTTCCATGCTAGCCctgttcagagcagacccactgaagttaatagagatGACTAACTGAAGttcgttaatttcaatgggcccgctgtgagtaggacttagctgaatgcaacccagAGCATATACCAAAAATTACcagggcaacttcaaggtcctaGTCACTTGTGGGTCTTGGGCAAAAGTATAAATAGttgttccccccacacacacacacactggttacCTCTGCTTTTGAAAAAATACCAGAGTATGGTTTGAATCAGATCTTGTGTAAGGGTACTGTTTcccattccattttttttttttcaataatttttattcagattttcataaaacatacaagacaaaatcataaaacattcaaagacaaaaaacaaaatcaaaaatagttaaacaaaaagaaaaaaagaaaaaaaaaacaaaaaaacaaaaaaataaagagtaaaatattgacttcccatttgtcaaagatcaaatcagttataagtctataatatataacaatcctgtctcttaagtcatattataaaatcactttcctccagtagttatcttacttaatcatcaaatctcataaacattactttattctttccacaaaaagtcaaagagaggtttcaattctttaagaaatatatctatcaattttttttccagataagcatatcgattaatccatctcattactaattatgataatcttattgtcataaccatagtcaaaataaacatttcaattaatccatcacatcagaatctgttaggttcagtaatttcagtagccattgttctattatccctattagttccattttccatcttccatcttcagtagtcttgttaagtccagtaatttcagtatccaatcttccattatcagtattccataataatcttgctgtcaaagccatagtcatatagtaagagtctgatgggaattacctctatcccaaatattttcttgccatccattctgaataggttgctgaaatactgctgtaaaatcatatctctgttctttttttcaaaatacactgggtcatctcttgaaagtttttccattgtcacatggctgcagttaattccatagattttctctatattgggctccatcacatcattccagtccagaagattatccatgccattgataactttatctctagaatcttcattaatttcttcagagataacattgagttccaaacaatagattttatttctaaagtccatagactccagatcttgttcctgttccacgtttgttccaatctccgggatctcctctctcacagggacccctgttccagtctccagggtctcctctctcacagggacccctgttccagtctccagggtctcctctctcacaaggacccctatgtctttaatctcctgtgtctccaaacaatagattttgtttctaaagtccatagactccaaatctttttcctgttccacgtttgttccaatctccggggtctcctctctcacagggaccccttccagggtcacctctctcacagggacccctatatctttaatctcctgcttcattttactcaattcaattttcagctccttacaaccctgtcgcaggttttgtttcgttatctcaatctcatccattattttctgaaacatagttatttccagcttctcagccactttcttaattgccattttaaaagaaaaatataggaaaaccacttcttatttcagcaacaattgggttaatactccaaacttggtgacatcacagtataaacagagcagacagccttatctctccatgtttaagtaaacaaaatgcagttcccaggatcgaaacaattaatggcggtcgtcagaaaacagattcgtcaaaataaaatagaccaaaaagagagtagtctcagacaatataatattcttcaaaataaaaatctggaatagaaatccctcttctgtgtatatctttagaatgcaaatccaggacagctttttgcaacaaaaacagagataagctattaattagtgagtagcagagagaagttatggctccccagtgagatgtcaaaaaccgatcaatctggcaaatctcttttaaacagcaacaatttaagtcaagtaaaagaaaaatatagaaagaagggtgcttgcctgttagtgcgttctctcttagaagataagatgaacgttcgcttttccagatagagcttgttgttaaaaatccgtcccaccttcgtcggctggacctcgtcccataaattaatgagatctggtcgtcccaacaaaaataggctttgaggttaatctcttcgtttctccctacccgggagaagtttaatcagtcaaaaaaagaaaaaatctgactgatatatctgaataagcttcttttgaggcaggagcccgtctcaaaagcaggcacaggctaagtcacccttcccggaagtcaacccAGAGCATATACCAAAAATTACcagggcaacttcaaggtcctaGTCACTTGTGGGTCTTGGGCAAAAGTATAAATAGttgttccccccccacacacacacactggttacCTCTGCTTTTGAAAAAATACCAGAGTATGGTTTGAATCAGATCTTGTGTAAGGGTACTGTTTCCCATTCCAGAAAGGAGATCAGCTGTTCAAAGACATTAGAATGCCAAAGCAAACGTTACCAGCTTCCCAATAGCACAAAACATAAGTTTCCACACAATTATGGCTTGTGGGGTTGTTGGGTTGGGTGGGGGAGGGCTACATTTCCCTTCAGGGTCTTGTGCAAGGACGATATTTGCCTAACCAAGGCTTCCACAAAAGTGATAAACAGGTCTTGAGCAAAACCTCAGCATTAAGCGGTGGTTATTATTTAAACAGCTCCATGGGTATCTTGCATTCCAGGCTCGGAGAAGGAACCGCCCCACAGACACACACGTACTGTGATGGCGAGAGGGATCTTATTCCTCAGACGCAATGCTATTTACCCTGCCGGCCAGCCCCCCTCCGCTTCCCCAATTTGGGCACAATTTAGCTTTCTGTTTACGCTGGCTTCTTGTAGGTATCCGGGAGGAAGAAGGGCCCTGATTTGCTGGATCCCTGCGTGTTTAACCGGGAGGAAATGGTCCCCACATGGTGCAAGAGGTGGCGAGGTGGCGTAGGAAAAACAGCCTCCTCCTGAGCCAAATTAGGACCCTGGTTGAGCCTAATTCAttccacaggccagaggttcccccacGCTGCTCTATCCACTTTCAACACCCAGTGCATTACCTCATACCTCTACCatccttttttttctaaactaaaagttCCCAAACATTGCCTTTCCTCAGACCGAATTGCTCCATCCCATCGatccttctggttgcccttttctgaacctttttgagTGAGCTGACCAGAACGGTGCACAGTGCGCCAAGTACATCCGCATCATAGATTTGTAGAACGGCACGAGgacattggcagttttatttccagtcCCTTTCTCACTGATCCCTTTCTTACTGATCCCTGGACTTCGTCTTTttcttcacagctgccaccaACCAGGCTGGCATCTTCCTCAAGCTCTCCTCTCTGACTCCAAGGTCtccttcctggtcagtcaccatcagACCAGACCCCTTGGGCGTATGTGCGAAATTGAAATGTTTTGCTCTGACATGCATCACTCCACACTTGTTTGCAGGGAACTGCatgtgccattttactgcccattcaccagTTCGCACAGATCCTTGTGGAGCtgcttgcaatccctttttggttCATGCATGTTGAAAAATTCAGCATAattagcaaacttggctacctcacagcTCACCCCTAACTTGTTGATTTATCAATAAGTTTAAAAGCACAAATCCCAACACCTATCCTTCCTACATCATTCAGGGAACTGTCCATTTGTTCCTAGAGCGTTAATGTGCCTGTGGGTTGCACATTTGTCCACCCAGGAGCCCTTTCAACTGAACTCaacatttcccacccaccccagtggGCGGTGTGTGATGGGATGAATTTGCCCTGTTGTTGTTCCCTCCCCTTAGATAGTACTTCCCACCCCCTGGAAGGCTGGGTCCCCATAGGCATGTGCACAGCTCTTTCTTTACCTGTGTCCCCTACacccattttttttatttctgagaTGACAAGTTTTCCAACATATCAGACTTGCCCAAAACAGtgggtttcattttattttataaatgtgtgtgttgtgCCTGGACCCACCAGCCACCCCACTGAGGAGCACCTCAACCAATGGGAGTAGGGTGTGTGGTGATAGATGCCACCCACACATAAAAAAAATACCCACACAGTGAACTTCAGTACGTCCACAGCTGAGTAACGTGACTTCAGGCTGGATCTTTCCCCTCTTACCAGATTATCCACAGATCAGGaaaattaaatgggggggggaagtatgtgctgccacttggatgaggatCAATGTCATGTGGATTACGCAAAAATCATGCACACGTGGGATTAATTGACTCCACTTTAAATTTGTGTGTGTACCCAACCCTACTGtctgcttcctgttccttaacAGTTCCTGATCCAGAAAGGGACCTcccctcttatcccatgactgctcaggagtctttggtgagggactttgGCACAAGCTTTTCTGAAGTGTAAGTCCACAATATAAACTGGATCACCGCtatgtatatgcttgttgacaaagGACTtcaataggttagtgagacaggatttacccttgcaaaagccatgctggctttgttTCAGCAAGACTGgttcttctacatgcttggtaattctgtctttaataatgctttccacctCTTTTCCCAGAACAGATATTAAGATC is a genomic window of Rhineura floridana isolate rRhiFlo1 chromosome 1, rRhiFlo1.hap2, whole genome shotgun sequence containing:
- the LOC133377695 gene encoding uncharacterized protein LOC133377695, with amino-acid sequence MRVAFSIFAAPLRFSPSQCCWARMPIGRTWLLALALLAGRGEAQRCNPELQGVAHNLAKGRPAYQSSLYPHPIVGAASKAVDGNCSGEWYTDGSCTHTGFEMEPWWYVDLGDQYAISAVVVKNRGDCCGERLQGAQIRVGDSVADHGKSSPLCGTITDTRLGSVSTLYCNWLKGRYVSIRIPGRAECLHVCEVEVYGTKPEDTFWERIKVPRVLHGGIRDSAGSTEASLLNSRMLILWALLLVLALLAGSGESQSCKPIPGGNNLAKYRPACQSSTFAYEIIGLANKAVDEICDGDFYHGSCTHTNGENNPWWYVDLGAEYAIAAMVVKNREDCCGERLKGAEVRVGNSISDHGKSNPLCGNITDGSNGSISTLYCKWMRGRYVSIHIPRQSVALTLCEVEVYGLTSENEC